One stretch of Deltaproteobacteria bacterium DNA includes these proteins:
- a CDS encoding acyl carrier protein, translated as MNELIEELKVKIIDSLNLIDVSPADMDVNAQLVGGDLGLDSIDVLELVMMLEKDYGVIIDTKELGIEVFASIAALANHVFHHRTETND; from the coding sequence ATGAATGAACTGATAGAAGAATTGAAGGTTAAAATCATAGACAGTCTTAATCTCATCGACGTATCGCCTGCGGATATGGATGTCAACGCACAGTTGGTGGGCGGCGACCTCGGGCTTGATTCCATCGATGTGCTCGAGCTTGTGATGATGCTGGAAAAGGATTACGGGGTCATTATCGATACCAAGGAACTGGGAATAGAAGTTTTTGCTTCCATCGCTGCCCTGGCGAACCATGTGTTCCATCATCGGACGGAGACAAATGATTGA
- a CDS encoding 3-oxoacyl-ACP synthase, giving the protein MSAPRIFITGMGIVSPLGIGVEETLTSIKQARCCLKPLQLFSTPQAPLAVGEVDLTDSSGGMPRTHLLAMKAATEAMGQAAGPPDAVIIGVTTGGMTLTEELLEKKEKDSRCYNLHSTSTVAEIVARRFGCKGPVLALSTACASGLAALKVAAEMLRAGHARRVLAGGADALCRLTYYGFHSLQLVDPTGARPFDRMRRGMTVGEGAAMLMLTAADEPPPGTLAEYLGGGLSCDAYHPAAPHPEGEGALRAMTVALDDAGIRPEEIDYLHLHGTGTADNDQAEARAIEHLFGEKSMPFLSSLKGAHGHALAGAGAMGAVISILAVQYGLMPANVGFSAQDPLLIPVPLGRPQTARVKKVCVHAFGFGGNNAVLAFGEPDGHRDSRLVAASAITRQPYFYVHGRSCLSAAGDIEQTMAQLKEGKPVRGIVPDTDILKPLDNRAVRRMKRLSRMVLSLAFSACGNEAARAAPRAIFFGTGWGSLSETYDFISKLFASGERFTSPTDFIGSVHNAPAGHAAIHFGATGPNVTITGGQGTFEQALYCAGLLKQDGPVLLVGADEYHKTLSPLLDVSPSTQAPPGDGGAALYMSSQSSGAICRVNACFAVLADAESACIPAMISSLGGGTGIRERFGLVLAGLPPAEREEAEIKMASFLALTAFTQPVVDYRRLLGDFASTSAVAAVLAVYMVETGQIPAAFCGNDFLGLEGKGILVLGFGRHVTALEVSPW; this is encoded by the coding sequence TTGAGTGCCCCGCGAATTTTCATTACAGGGATGGGAATCGTCAGCCCGCTTGGAATCGGTGTCGAGGAAACCCTCACCTCGATCAAACAGGCCCGTTGCTGCCTTAAACCCCTCCAGCTGTTCTCTACCCCGCAGGCACCCCTGGCCGTCGGCGAAGTTGACTTAACCGATTCATCGGGAGGCATGCCCCGTACCCACCTTCTGGCAATGAAGGCCGCCACGGAAGCCATGGGGCAAGCTGCCGGGCCGCCGGATGCCGTGATCATCGGTGTCACCACCGGTGGCATGACCTTGACGGAAGAACTCCTGGAAAAAAAAGAGAAGGATTCCCGGTGCTATAACCTGCATTCGACATCCACCGTCGCGGAGATCGTTGCCAGGAGATTCGGTTGCAAGGGGCCCGTTTTGGCGTTATCTACAGCCTGTGCTTCGGGTCTTGCGGCCCTGAAGGTCGCTGCGGAGATGTTGCGGGCCGGCCATGCCAGGCGGGTACTGGCCGGAGGCGCGGACGCCCTGTGTCGCCTGACATATTATGGCTTCCATTCCCTGCAGCTCGTCGACCCGACGGGGGCCCGTCCCTTCGACCGCATGCGACGGGGCATGACCGTGGGCGAAGGAGCAGCGATGCTCATGTTGACCGCTGCTGATGAGCCTCCACCTGGGACTTTGGCAGAATATCTCGGCGGTGGCCTGTCATGTGACGCCTATCACCCCGCCGCGCCCCATCCGGAAGGGGAAGGCGCTTTACGAGCCATGACAGTGGCCCTGGATGATGCCGGGATCAGGCCGGAAGAGATCGACTACCTCCATCTCCACGGAACGGGAACTGCCGATAACGACCAGGCGGAGGCTCGAGCCATAGAACATCTGTTCGGTGAGAAGTCCATGCCGTTTTTGTCTTCCCTAAAGGGTGCACACGGTCACGCCCTGGCTGGTGCCGGTGCCATGGGCGCAGTCATATCCATTCTTGCCGTTCAGTATGGTCTCATGCCCGCCAATGTAGGCTTCAGCGCACAGGATCCTTTATTGATTCCCGTTCCCCTGGGCAGACCTCAAACCGCCCGCGTGAAGAAGGTTTGCGTGCATGCCTTCGGTTTCGGCGGGAACAATGCCGTTCTGGCTTTTGGGGAACCGGATGGGCACAGGGACAGTCGTCTGGTTGCCGCCTCCGCGATTACGAGGCAACCCTATTTTTATGTCCATGGCCGATCCTGTCTTTCTGCTGCGGGTGATATTGAACAGACCATGGCGCAACTGAAGGAGGGGAAGCCTGTTCGGGGTATTGTGCCAGATACGGATATTTTGAAACCCCTTGATAATAGAGCTGTACGTCGGATGAAGAGGCTTTCGCGCATGGTTTTATCCCTGGCATTTTCTGCCTGTGGGAATGAAGCGGCGCGGGCCGCCCCCCGCGCCATTTTTTTTGGGACCGGGTGGGGAAGCCTCTCTGAAACCTATGATTTTATCAGTAAACTTTTTGCTTCTGGAGAGCGTTTTACGAGTCCGACCGATTTTATCGGGTCTGTACACAACGCGCCGGCGGGACACGCCGCCATTCATTTCGGGGCGACCGGCCCGAACGTCACCATAACCGGCGGTCAGGGCACTTTTGAACAGGCCCTCTACTGTGCGGGTCTCCTGAAACAGGATGGCCCCGTTCTTCTGGTCGGCGCAGATGAATACCACAAAACCCTGTCGCCGCTGCTCGATGTTTCCCCGTCGACGCAAGCGCCCCCCGGAGACGGCGGTGCAGCTCTGTATATGTCGAGCCAGTCCTCGGGCGCCATCTGTCGGGTTAACGCCTGCTTTGCGGTCCTTGCCGATGCTGAGAGTGCCTGCATTCCCGCAATGATTTCCTCTCTGGGGGGGGGGACCGGAATTCGGGAACGTTTTGGTCTCGTTCTCGCGGGTCTCCCACCGGCTGAGCGTGAGGAGGCGGAAATTAAGATGGCATCCTTTCTGGCGTTGACGGCATTCACCCAGCCCGTGGTTGATTACCGACGATTGCTGGGCGATTTTGCTTCGACTTCCGCCGTGGCGGCGGTTTTGGCTGTGTACATGGTTGAAACAGGGCAGATACCGGCCGCGTTCTGCGGAAATGATTTTTTGGGTTTGGAGGGAAAGGGTATCCTGGTCCTAGGGTTCGGTCGTCATGTGACGGCACTCGAGGTTTCCCCATGGTGA